In a single window of the Syngnathus typhle isolate RoL2023-S1 ecotype Sweden linkage group LG19, RoL_Styp_1.0, whole genome shotgun sequence genome:
- the naa50 gene encoding N-alpha-acetyltransferase 50 isoform X1 has translation MKGSRIELGDVTPHNIKQLKRLNQVIFPVSYNDKFYKDVLEVGELAKLAYFNDIAVGAVCCRVDHSQNQKRLYIMTLGCLAPYRRLGIGTKMLNHVLNICEKDGTFDNIYLHVQISNESAIDFYQKFGFEIIETKKNYYKRIEPADAHVLQKSLRSPSAPPSRELQKTE, from the exons ATGAAAGG TAGCCGGATCGAGCTGGGCGATGTGACGCCCCACAACATCAAGCAGCTGAAGCGCCTCAATCAGGTCATCTTCCCCGTCAGCTACAACGACAAGTTCTACAAGGACGTGCTCGAGGTGGGCGAGCTCGCCAAGCTCG CATACTTCAACGACATCGCAGTGGGGGCTGTGTGCTGCCGAGTGGACCACTCTCAGAACCAAAAGCGATTGTACATCATGACCCTCGGTTGTCTCGCACCCTACCGGAGACTTGGCATTG GTACAAAGATGCTGAACCACGTGCTCAACATCTGCGAGAAGGATGGCACTTTTGACAACATTTACCT TCACGTGCAGATCAGCAACGAGTCAGCCATCGACTTCTACCAGAAGTTTGGCTTTGAGATCATCGAGACCAAGAAGAACTACTACAAGAGGATAGAGCCGGCGGACGCGCACGTCCTGCAGAAAAGCCTTCGCAGCCCGAGCGCGCCGCCCAGCAGAGAGCTTCAGAAGACGGAGTAG
- the naa50 gene encoding N-alpha-acetyltransferase 50 isoform X2 → MKGRIELGDVTPHNIKQLKRLNQVIFPVSYNDKFYKDVLEVGELAKLAYFNDIAVGAVCCRVDHSQNQKRLYIMTLGCLAPYRRLGIGTKMLNHVLNICEKDGTFDNIYLHVQISNESAIDFYQKFGFEIIETKKNYYKRIEPADAHVLQKSLRSPSAPPSRELQKTE, encoded by the exons ATGAAAGG CCGGATCGAGCTGGGCGATGTGACGCCCCACAACATCAAGCAGCTGAAGCGCCTCAATCAGGTCATCTTCCCCGTCAGCTACAACGACAAGTTCTACAAGGACGTGCTCGAGGTGGGCGAGCTCGCCAAGCTCG CATACTTCAACGACATCGCAGTGGGGGCTGTGTGCTGCCGAGTGGACCACTCTCAGAACCAAAAGCGATTGTACATCATGACCCTCGGTTGTCTCGCACCCTACCGGAGACTTGGCATTG GTACAAAGATGCTGAACCACGTGCTCAACATCTGCGAGAAGGATGGCACTTTTGACAACATTTACCT TCACGTGCAGATCAGCAACGAGTCAGCCATCGACTTCTACCAGAAGTTTGGCTTTGAGATCATCGAGACCAAGAAGAACTACTACAAGAGGATAGAGCCGGCGGACGCGCACGTCCTGCAGAAAAGCCTTCGCAGCCCGAGCGCGCCGCCCAGCAGAGAGCTTCAGAAGACGGAGTAG
- the LOC133143778 gene encoding basic helix-loop-helix domain-containing protein USF3, with protein sequence MPEMTETETTGRKPKKKKNKESHNAVERHRKEKINAGINRIGNLLPCSQALKQSKNMILDQAFRYITELKKQNDAMLLEGGDKVQAEEIRRLRRHCEDLRKESAHYIELLKAHDINLLEDPTVHWKGKQRCATVAKVTPTHQLPKGIIVYSNGNVKRPAGKETSPGKQPSDTLMLQPPSEVSAGARGNGALLQVTSSAPLLNSGSSLVTVEQRAIEKPPPPPSVSYITLQLPAGKNTGLPPATGALTNVAPSSASQLPPAVSCLATINQSAKDAALRTVSYTALPNSQGLLRTGAAGSTQTTWTTLQMAGNTVQPVCQSLGSTGHQVTVCPPVQPIQIQMQPPPVPVQQAPISAQLQARPPQLRPAVPLLAPQPQCAVLPQPAAASQAQSAVLQPPSLLPQPPATLLPQTPQQATVLPLTLQTMQVLQVKPSGAAATAPQSASNPSVVILQQANSCPSQPVMREEASNPTPCQHIVIIQAPNQAAPAPQNPKVGLVPSTAAAAAASITASQTANASTATLQSVGGKQLVPILPRPTQPPASNSSQMSQASAGAHTSPQTITVNGQLFALKPVKTLDKNASQRTIQLVQPTTTEEPTTNVALKSLGALSSLNQSISQGLPLSISSQSANDGPPPAAPSAVVQPKPAPGTVPGATVVPPVRSFQAPEPSRVTSGRPASDGPNPAGKRQRTTPRAKRSTAKRTKASKKSQPGQASASQASDIPPVAATTATAQSTPSVISPKSPPKIVLPSGGAASVSRQSRPQSLSANPDDVVVSKATTSVAPSAVASVSATSVTPSRAEPTNDNATAASNGGSAPSETAGSQATVQSNVALLSAPSETAGSQATVQSNVALLPAPSEASTSVVTTMSAGPGAVNGGAVNGGAVNGATAPCAACPTSIIATTTQSVSCPQRPTDIKSVPCSKESAASSTTPPSSVSATPDTTVPTQVKVPQPAAKNRQAQEERPAASLAPSTPDTTPKKDLVASQGLYTNLDDQTVEPPVTDASMSTVAGAGRGFSVASMLPQGQGQGMSASSGSFGTFTFTSEQAEMLALAMFEQDSPGRRAGSCGRNEAPPAPWQAPKAPASKEKAPAAVQQVEVSKPADAAKPPVQVSVRGQVGNGSVGGIRHPQNPSHLIPYTQSQGQTQSSAQSGSVASLSINNLIRPSSSQQSYSGSPSLPSQQCPVPSPAAAGATAASVHISQQSNNALSPCSGAAQLNEYAPMKTALMRAQAERQVKILSKRQAQEEAMLNTGKRAKPCPPPPPPPTVGHMDVKGADHGQMMGGQLPPSSSAMARINTEGSLFSTNSFMSPVVRATDAHRPGEQNQQGLLHPQHSATQPGQHLGANHYMKQQQQQHHHLYHLQHHLTQADPVQRHSLHQRALQQEQHAQKKRGLVRGSQTGSPAAAMQQKQQHQQQHHLEKSTVQQQHPHQQHAPQPQQAHQQQQQQQQQQQSTQHQQSHPQQHQVPSHQTQQQQQHQQHQQHHQQLQQQQQQQQQQNSHSRHQQHLQQHMQQQQHFRHQDKSCEAQAAGARAHHTNHLAKPAQDHAAMQRMMTSRNLEQQQQQQQQQQLIPSPGNPASRSSELSCAPSRQERHRVSNYSAEALIGKSSTSAEQQQRLAHHLQPVRGSTVPDQANLRGGYMDASGRGKGNVPHNPQGRLPSDHPGPADVQRVSECPPFKSMPPGPGAHQLAGFEAQVSRGGSDMAPKSQRAQQQQQQQQQQGSFRMGTAPLADGRNRGASGYAGVHIGQQGSHVGPALLREQEACHQSFMQSLLSPEGNHQRTVQCCPPAVSMEYPSTDIQAKVSSPSQKPSAMNKSHISQVNTNMHGGGGSVRVAHPPEPGRTPVASRPPVSQHSRHAPPAKLRAGERPRSGTLRSSNPFEPEGHLPLPSGGGVLLGRPQSGGEARRSTIVRFMADGAQTSGDNNLVTEQHLAQNFGFPFIPEGGMNPAINTNSTFIPPVSQPNSSRTPSLLPVEPANTLPSFYPSYSPAAHPSLPGDVTLQYFSNQMFSSPGADKPSAPPGLNNRFGSILSPPRAVGFAQASFPLLPDMPPMPIANSSGITPHISNFSLTSLFPEITAGMAADGSAMPMSPLLSLSNASAADPSKQHNRPAHNISHILGHDGSSAV encoded by the exons ATGCCCGAGATGACGGAAACCGAGACAACTGGTCGAAAACCCAA aaagaagaaaaacaaagaatCCCACAATGCTG TCGAGAGGCACCGCAAAGAGAAGATAAACGCAGGGATCAACCGCATTGGCAATCTGCTGCCCTGTTCACAAGCACTTAAACAG AGTAAGAACATGATCCTGGACCAGGCCTTTCGCTACATCACCGAgctgaaaaaacaaaatgatgcaaTGCTCCTGGAAGGCGGTGATAAAGTCCAAG CGGAGGAGATCCGACGACTACGGCGTCATTGCGAGGATCTTCGCAAGGAGAGCGCCCACTACATCGAGCTTCTCAAAGCCCACGACATCAATCTCCTGGAAGACCCCACGGTCCACTGGAAGGGCAAACAGCGCTGTGCCACAGTGGCCAAAGTCACGCCCACTCATCAGCTGCCCAAGGGCATAATCGTCTATTCCAACGGCAACGTGAAGCGCCCCGCGGGAAAAGAGACGAGCCCCGGGAAGCAGCCCTCGGACACCTTAATGCTTCAGCCCCCATCGGAGGTGAGCGCAGGTGCGAGGGGAAACGGAGCCTTGCTCCAAGTGACTTCTTCCGCTCCCTTGCTTAACTCCGGTTCGAGCCTCGTCACGGTAGAGCAGCGTGCGATCGAgaagccgccgccaccgccttcCGTGTCCTACATCACCCTCCAGCTACCGGCCGGGAAGAACACCGGCTTGCCACCTGCCACCGGCGCCCTGACCAACGTAGCTCCGAGTTCAGCCTCTCAGCTTCCGCCGGCCGTCTCCTGCCTGGCCACAATAAATCAGAGTGCAAAGGACGCCGCCCTCAGGACCGTAAGTTACACTGCCCTCCCCAACAGTCAAGGCCTTCTCAGAACCGGGGCGGCGGGGAGCACGCAAACCACGTGGACGACGCTGCAAATGGCAGGCAACACGGTGCAGCCCGTTTGCCAGAGTCTCGGCAGCACCGGCCACCAGGTGACAGTGTGTCCTCCCGTTCAGCCCATTCAAATCCAGATGCAGCCGCCTCCTGTGCCTGTACAACAGGCCCCCATCAGCGCACAGTTGCAGGCCAGGCCGCCCCAGCTGCGACCCGCCGTCCCGCTCCTCGCCCCGCAGCCCCAATGCGCCGTGCTCCCGCAGCCGGCCGCGGCGTCCCAAGCCCAGTCGGCCGTCCTCCAGCCGCCATCTCTCCTTCCTCAGCCCCCGGCGACGCTTCTCCCTCAAACTCCACAGCAGGCCACCGTGCTGCCCCTGACCCTTCAGACCATGCAGGTACTGCAGGTCAAGCCGAGCGGCGCGGCGGCCACGGCGCCGCAGAGCGCCAGCAACCCCAGCGTGGTCATTCTGCAGCAGGCCAACTCCTGCCCGAGTCAGCCGGTCATGAGAGAAGAAGCGAGCAACCCGACACCCTGTCAACATATCGTCATCATCCAAGCTCCCAATCAAGCCGCGCCGGCCCCTCAGAATCCCAAGGTCGGCTTGGTGCCCTccacagccgccgccgccgccgcttccatAACGGCGAGTCAAACAGCCAACGCTTCAACGGCCACGTTGCAGAGTGTGGGCGGGAAGCAGCTGGTGCCCATTCTCCCACGTCCGACTCAGCCTCCAGCGAGCAATTCATCGCAGATGAGCCAGGCGTCTGCCGGCGCCCACACCAGCCCGCAAACCATCACTGTGAACGGGCAGCTTTTTGCCTTAAAGCCCGTGAAGACTTTGGACAAAAACGCTTCCCAACGTACAATCCAACTCGTCCAGCCTACCACCACGGAGGAACCCACCACCAACGTGGCTCTCAAGAGTCTCGGGGCCCTCAGTAGTCTGAACCAGAGCATCTCTCAGGGCCTTCCGCTTAGCATTTCTAGCCAGAGCGCCAACGAcggcccgcctccggctgcgcCGTCCGCCGTGGTCCAGCCCAAACCTGCTCCCGGGACAGTCCCCGGAGCCACGGTGGTCCCGCCCGTCCGGTCATTCCAGGCTCCCGAGCCGAGTCGGGTTACATCCGGACGACCGGCGAGCGACGGGCCCAATCCTGCCGGGAAGAGGCAGCGGACGACGCCTCGAGCTAAACGCTCAACGGCCAAAAGGACCaaagcgtcaaagaaaagtcagcccGGCCAGGCGAGCGCATCTCAGGCCTCGGACATTCCTCCCGTAGCCGCCACGACGGCAACCGCCCAAAGCACACCGAGTGTCATTTCCCCAAAAAGCCCGCCGAAAATCGTTCTTCCATCCGGCGGCGCCGCCAGCGTATCGCGTCAGTCCCGGCCGCAAAGTCTTAGCGCAAATCCCGATGATGTTGTTGTCAGTAAAGCTACCACAAGTGTTGCGCCGAGCGCAGTTGCGAGCGTCAGCGCCACATCGGTCacgccgagccgagccgagcccacTAATGACAACGCCACCGCCGCTTCAAACGGAGGCTCGGCGCCGAGCGAGACTGCAGGATCCCAAGCGACGGTGCAAAGTAACGTCGCTCTCCTCTCGGCGCCGAGCGAGACTGCAGGATCCCAAGCGACGGTGCAAAGTAACGTCGCTCTCCTCCCGGCGCCGTCTGAAGCGAGCACGAGCGTTGTCACGACTATGAGCGCTGGCCCTGGCGCCGTGAATGGCGGCGCCGTGAATGGTGGCGCAGTGAACGGCGCCACCGCTCCTTGCGCCGCATGTCCTACTTCAATAATTGCCACGACTACACAATCAGTGTCTTGTCCCCAACGACCTACCGACATCAAATCAGTGCCTTGTAGTAAAGAGTCCGCCGCTTCATCCACAACTCCGCCGTCGTCGGTTAGCGCAACGCCTGACACGACGGTGCCGACCCAAGTCAAAGTTCCTCAGCCGGCGGCCAAGAACCGCCAGGCCCAGGAAGAAAGACCCGCTGCAAGTTTAGCACCATCCACACCTGATACGACACCCAAGAAAGACCTTGTGGCATCTCAAGGGCTTTACACTAACCTTGATGACCAAACTGTAGAGCCTCCCGTGACGGACGCTTCCATGTCCACGGTCGCAGGGGCAGGCCGGGGCTTCTCCGTGGCCTCCATGCTCCCTCAAGGTCAGGGTCAGGGCATGAGTGCCTCTTCCGGCTCCTTTGGAACATTTACGTTCACGTCCGAACAGGCCGAGATGCTGGCTTTGGCCATGTTCGAACAAGACAGCCCAGGGAGGAGGGCCGGGAGCTGCGGCAGGAACGAGGCGCCCCCAGCCCCGTGGCAAGCGCCCAAAGCTCCCGCTAGTAAAGAAAAAGCTCCCGCCGCTGTGCAGCAGGTGGAAGTCAGCAAACCTGCAGATGCAGCCAAGCCTCCAGTTCAGGTGTCTGTCAGAGGACAGGTTGGCAACGGGTCCGTCGGTGGGATCAGGCATCCGCAGAACCCGTCTCATCTCATCCCATACACCCAGTCTCAGGGCCAGACTCAGAGCTCAGCCCAAAGTGGCAGCGTCGCCAGCCTGAGCATCAACAACCTGATCAGGCCCAGCTCCTCTCAGCAATCCTACTCGGGCTCTCCCAGTCTGCCGAGCCAGCAGTGCCCGGTGCCCTCGccggccgccgccggcgccaccGCCGCCTCGGTCCACATTTCCCAACAGTCCAACAACGCGCTCTCGCCTTGCTCCGGCGCCGCTCAGCTGAATGAGTACGCCCCCATGAAAACAGCTTTGATGAGGGCTCAGGCGGAGCGACAAGTCAAGATTCTCTCCAAGCGCCAAGCTCAGGAGGAGGCGATGCTCAACACAGGCAAACGAGCAAAGCcgtgcccgccgccgccgccgccgcccactGTGGGCCACATGGACGTGAAAGGAGCGGACCACGGCCAGATGATGGGAGGACAACTGCCTCCCTCATCCTCGGCTATGGCGAGGATTAACACGGAAGGCTCGCTCTTCTCCACAAACTCATTCATGAGCCCCGTAGTCCGAGCCACGGACGCCCACCGCCCCGGTGAGCAGAACCAGCAGGGCTTGCTCCATCCGCAACATTCTGCAACCCAGCCGGGCCAGCACCTGGGAGCCAATCATTAcatgaagcagcagcagcagcagcaccaccacctGTACCATCTGCAACACCATCTGACCCAGGCGGACCCTGTGCAGCGCCACTCGCTACACCAGAGGGCGCTCCAGCAAGAGCAACATGCGCAGAAGAAGAGGGGGCTGGTCCGAGGCAGCCAGACCGGCTCGCCCGCTGCCGCCATGCAAcagaagcagcagcaccagcagcagcaccacctgGAAAAGTCCACAGTCCAACAGCAGCATCCGCATCAGCAGCACGCGCCGCAACCACAGCAGGCccaccaacagcagcagcagcagcagcagcagcagcagtccaCGCAGCACCAACAGTCGCATCCGCAACAGCACCAAGTGCCCTCGCATCaaactcagcagcagcagcagcaccaacaACACCAACAACACCATCAACAgctgcagcaacagcagcagcagcagcagcaacagaacTCCCACAGCAGGCACCAGCAGCACTTGCAACAACAcatgcagcaacaacagcactttAGACACCAGGACAAGAGCTGCGAGGCGCAGGCAGCCGGAGCCCGAGCCCACCACACCAACCACCTGGCCAAG CCTGCTCAAGACCACGCTGCCATGCAGAGGATGATGACTTCAAGGAatctggagcagcagcagcagcaacaacagcagcagcagctcattCCGTCGCCCGGCAACCCGGCGTcacgttcgtctgagctgtcgTGCGCGCCATCCCGCCAGGAGCGCCATCGTGTCTCTAACTACTCCGCCGAGGCGCTCATCGGCAAAAGCTCGACGAGcgccgagcagcagcagcgcctGGCGCACCACCTCCAGCCAGTCCGCGGCAGCACCGTACCCGATCAGGCCAACCTGCGCGGCGGCTACATGGACGCGTCGGGACGAGGTAAAGGCAACGTGCCGCACAACCCGCAGGGCCGACTCCCCTCGGACCACCCGGGCCCGGCTGACGTTCAGCGCGTGTCGGAGTGCCCGCCGTTCAAAAGCATGCCGCCTGGACCGGGTGCGCATCAGCTGGCCGGTTTTGAGGCTCAGGTGTCTCGGGGCGGCAGCGACATGGCCCCCAAGTCGCAGAgggctcagcagcagcagcagcagcagcagcagcagggaagcTTCCGAATGGGCACGGCCCCCTTGGCAGACGGCAGGAACCGCGGCGCGAGCGGCTATGCGGGTGTCCATATCGGGCAGCAGGGCTCTCACGTGGGACCGGCGCTGCTGCGCGAGCAGGAAGCTTGTCATCAGAGTTTCATGCAGAGCCTCCTTTCACCTGAGGGGAACCACCAGAGGACGGTGCAGTGCTGCCCACCAGCGGTCAGCATGGAGTACCCCTCCACAGACATCCAGGCCAAAGTCTCCAGTCCCAGCCAGAAACCCTCCGCCATGAACAAGAGCCACATTTCTCAGGTCAACACTAATatgcacggcggcggcggcagcgtgcGGGTGGCCCACCCCCCTGAGCCGGGCCGCACGCCGGTGGCATCGAGACCGCCCGTCAGTCAGCACTCGCGCCACGCGCCGCCCGCCAAGCTGCGCGCGGGCGAGCGCCCCCGTTCGGGAACGCTGCGGTCCTCCAACCCCTTTGAGCCCGAGGGCCACCTGCCCCTGCCTTCCGGAGGCGGCGTGCTTCTGGGCCGGCCGCAGTCGGGCGGCGAGGCGCGGCGCAGCACCATCGTCCGCTTCATGGCGGATGGCGCCCAAACGTCTGGCGACAACAACCTGGTGACCGAGCAGCACCTGGCGCAGAACTTTGGCTTCCCGTTCATCCCCGAGGGTGGCATGAACCCGGCCATCAACACCAACTCCACCTTCATCCCGCCAGTCAGTCAGCCCAACAGCTCGCGCACGCCCTCCCTGCTGCCCGTGGAGCCAGCCAACACCTTACCCTCCTTCTACCCGTCCTACTCGCCGGCCGCCCACCCCAGCCTGCCGGGCGACGTCACCCTGCAGTACTTCTCCAACCAGATGTTCAGCAGCCCCGGAGCCGACAAGCCCAGCGCCCCGCCTGGGCTCAACAACCGCTTCGGCTCCATCCTATCGCCGCCGCGCGCCGTCGGCTTCGCCCAGGCCAGCTTCCCGCTGCTGCCCGACATGCCGCCCATGCCCATCGCCAACTCGTCGGGCATCACGCCGCACATCTCCAACTTCAGCCTCACGTCGCTCTTCCCGGAGATCACCGCCGGCATGGCCGCCGACGGCTCGGCCATGCCCATGTCGCCGCTGCTGTCGCTCAGCAACGCGTCTGCCGCCGATCCGAGCAAGCAACACAACAGGCCGGCGCACAACATCAGTCACATCCTCGGGCACGACGGCAGCTCGGCCGTGTGA